The segment ctattaattttCTGTTGCTGAGCACATTCAAGTCAATGCAtctaagtttgaaaaaaaaatggtctAGGTATATAAATATATAGGTAATTTTTTGAATGTTTAAACTCGGAAAGGAAAGTATGAAAAAGAGTGAAACTAATGGGAGAGCAAACTGGAAGAAGCATAAGGAGTGAAGGTATAAGGGACTTAGAGAACATCATTGAGAGACACACATGCATCTAAACGCAGTTAACTGTGCCATCAAATGCTGAAAGACAATCCAAGTACAAAAGGCTCTGTAAGGTTTGTGATTTCCGCGCTCCTTATATGGAGTGAATCATTCATTACTGATTAGAATCATGCTGATTCAGGAAAAGGTCATATGTGCTTAGACATTTGTGTCTGTCCAACACCTTTCATCCATTCACTATAATCCTTTACATTTTCAAGGTTCTTTCTCACTCCCATGACAGCAACAACTGCAAATAGAAAATGATTGCAGAACTCTACTTTAGTAACAGCACATTTTGAATGCACTAGATCATGCATTTCATTAGGATAAAATTTAGCATTGAAAGATAGACTTGTGTTTAAGGCACTAGCTAGAGATTCTGGGCCTCactctaccacagatttcctgtgtggttttgggcaagtcacttaataactctaaggtgccacaagtactcctgttctttttgtaaaatgAAGGTACTTTCTGCCACCATTTGTCTTACTTTTTTAGACTGTAAATCTTTTGGGACAGGGATTATATGTATATACAGCACCCATCAGAGTGGCACCCTAGTCTCACGATCTCAGGTGAGACTTCTAAGCACTCagtgtaatttaaaataaataatattacagTAACAATTGAAAGGTGATCAACTAATATCTTGAGAGGATTAAGTCAGAATCCCTTATGCTCTGAGCTTCTTGGTCATAGGATGCCTCAGTGGACTAGTGAATTAGTAAGGGGGAAGATGCACATCTGACTGCTTATGATGCTGGAAAAGCACTCAGAGCCTGGTGCCCACATCAGCTGACATGATATGACTTGAGACAAAGAGAAGAGCGGGAAGGAGAAACGAGAAACAATAATATTTCAACTGAATTATCTCCAAATATTTTGATCATTTGCACAAATTCCCATCATGGGGTTTAGTTGGCTACAAAAATTGCCTTTCCATGTGAAATTTTGTaggatgatttatttattttttaaaattaaaatcttcAAAAAGAAAGTGTTAGAATATACGATTCCTTGTCAGACCTTGGGCCCAGGAGGGCATGCTGTAAATGGCAGCAGATGTGAGATCAAATTAAATTTACAGCTCACTTGTGTTCTTTTTAACTGGGAAGCTCCTATAATTAGAAGGTTTATGCAAGAGATAGCAAAATGAGTACTATGTTTCCTAGAAATAGTTTGCATATTTAATAAtacttaaaatgtttaaaatacataacataatatttacattttgtgAGACAATCCAGTGTGCAGTAATTAAAAGTACTTCTGAGCACTTTAATGGAGAACAGGTCATTCAGAAACATGAAAAAAAGTTAACTTGTATTTATACAGAATACTAGTCAGGTAATCCTCATTTATatgactgaggccttgtctacactacgagagtagttcgattttacttgcatcgaatttttggaatcgatattgcaaagtcgaacgtgtgtgtccacactaaggacagtaattcgactttgtgcgtccacactaacggtgaaagcgtcgacattcgaagcggtgcgctgtggtcagctatcccacagttcccgcagtcccctctgcccattggaattctgggtgtagccggcaatgccttctgggtaacaaaatgagtcgagggtgcttttgggtaactgtcgtcatccgtccatcactcccgccctccctccctgaaagcgccggcgggaaatcagttcgcgcacttttccagtcattgacagcgcggacgccacagcactgcgagcatggagcacgctgcgaccatcgctgcagttgtggccgctctcaacgcctcgcagcttatcataaaggtttccctgaggcagatgcagaaaagtcaggcgaggaggctacggcaccgcggtgatgtcctgaagtctgagagtagcacagacctctcagaaagcaggggacccagcgccgaggacatcacggtggcaatgggtcatgttgatgccgtggaacggcgattctgggcacaggaaacaagcactgagtggtgggaccgcatagagctgcaggtctgggatgaatcccagtggctgcgaaactttcgcatgcggaagggaactttcctggaactttgtgagttgctgtcccctgccctgaagcgcagtgacacccgcttgcgagctgcactgagtgtacagaagcgagtggccatagccctctggaagcttgcaacgccagacagctaccggtcagtcgcgaaccagtttggggtgggcaaatctaccgtgggggttgttgtgatgcaagtagcgaaggcaatcgttgatgtactgctgccaaaggtagtgaccctgggaaacgtggaggcgatcatagatggcttcgcagcgatgggattcccaaactgcggtggggccatagatggaactcacatccctatcctggcaccggaccaccaggccacccagtacattaaccgaaagggatacttttccatggtgctgcaagcactggtggaccacaggggacgttttaccaacatctacgtgggatggccgggcaaggttcatgacgctcgtgttttcaggaactctggtctgtttagacggctgcaacaaggtatttacttcccggaccacaaaataactgttggggatgtggagatgcctatattcatcctcggggacccagcctacccgctaatgccctggctcatgaagccctatactggcgccctggacactgaaaaagaactcttcaactaccggctgagcaagtgcagaatggtggtggagtgtgcttttggccgtctcaaggggagatggagaagcttactgactcgctgtgatctcagtgaaaccaatatccccattgttatagcagcttgctgtgtgctccacaatctctgtgagagcaagggggagacctttatggcggggtgggaggttgaggaaaatagcctggctgctgattactcacagccagacagccgggcgattagaagagaccagcgggaagcgctgtgcatccgggaggctttgaaagcaaagttcctgagtgagcagggtaacctgtgactttaaagtttgtgtactgagaagctaaacctgcccccgtttctttacccagttaatgttgactatcctatccagttacatatccccttcaccccccttccaacacacatttcgaaataaaaatagttctactttgttaaagcacaccgttttctttaatactgttttcgcgggaattttttaaaactgggacgcagactgtggtgcggagcgggtgtagtgtagtgacgcgaatgcagcttctaaactcaaggattgacaggctccgctgcagtgggatggttgtttcaacggagcctgtcacccctcctgatcgggactgtgtgtatggggggtctatgtgactttgtggcaggggggaggacggttacagatcccctgctgtgtggctctgtgatcctgcctaaggaccgccgcttaagatctgtaactgccctcccccgccacaaagtcacagagcaacccaccccccccaacataacatgaaaacaacctcccagactaaccagggtaactagtcactgcatcactgcactgtgtatgtgccctgctgctgtgcctgccccggactatgtaccctgccaaaggtgactgtcctgtccaattaccaaccccctttcccctcctcctccaaaagaacatgattgaaacagtagttaacagaaacgtattttttattatcaactacacatggcattgggaggtgaaacttggacgggggcttgtgtcaggcgggaaggaaagaacttttcaaattttgggaaatgagagccttctgctactagagctctctgcaggggtggagtgagacttagcagggactctgccgcctctccttctttgcactttcggtgaggtgggtatgggacttggtggcaggggagggcggttagagatggactgcagcggggctctgtcctcctgcctccgttcctgcagaacatccacaaggcgccggagcgtgtccgtttgctccctcagtagtccaagcagcgtttgagtcgcctgctggtcttcctgccgccacctctcctcccgatccatgttggcttggtgcattcgggtcaagttctcccgccactgggtctgctgtgctgcctgggcttgggaacaggccataagctcagagaacatgtcctcccatgtcctcttcttcctacgcctaatccgcgctagcctctgggagtgtgattccaggctaggttgtgagacagtcgcagatggggctgtggaaatgggaaaaagggagtgaattcctcagaaagataaatgtagttgtgaacaaagaacatagtctttctctgtgaacaagaccatgcacagcacctatcacatgcgcactcagcacaaggtcgaattctcggccttcgcattcagtgcctggggtcttgcacagcacatttgagaagcggggcagcacaatggaatttctgttgcaggcagacatggtaagccgtacacttgtggcagtttaaaacttttatattaccactggcctcatttcacatttaaagctatgtcagttcctgcagccagcaatccggcaagcgggaactctgcccctgtcccaccccctcgcggctgtccctgggaacgatccctttcggctgctcctctcccgcctccaccgcgtggctacaaaccagcggttacagttctgtaaaggaacgggaaagcagtcccaacactaacattcccctacctaatttaaagcaggtcaccatgggcgacatcaccctgatgaggatctctgagagcgacagagagagaatgctccgggaaagcctccaaagagcagggccgtatgccgccctgctgtgcagagcaatgattcccgagtacttgatagtctcgtggcgcggcaacgtgtcatacttcggaggacccaataaggccgctctccccaggaacctcatgcaacggctttcacattacctccaggagagcttcatcgagatgtcccaggaggattactgctctatccccggacatatagaccgcattttactgtagctgcagtagcagggaataaacagtagagcggcttgtgcaggacaatcactgaaaaccggacattgctagattttttttcaaaacttgcactgcccatgactaaaccgttaagcgcctagggcacactaatcatgaacaacccattcttttaattgttaatattcctgttttgttaaaaataaatgtttagatgtttacaacacttactggctgatccttccccagattctgtgtccggggtaacggctggggacgcttcgtaggggatctctgtaagggtgatgaagagatcctggctgtcggggaaatcagcgttgtgagcgctgccgactgcctcgccctcctcatctccttccttatcttccccgtcccctaacatgtccgaggaaccggccgtggagaCTATCCCaacctcagagtccacggtcactggtggggtagtggtggcggcagcaccgaggatggaatgcagtgcctcgtagaaacgggatgtctggggatgggatccggagcgtccgtttgcctctttggtcttctggtagccttgtctcagctccttgattttcacgcggcactgcgttgcatcccggctgtatcctctctctgccatgtctttagagatcttctcgtagatctttgcattccttcttttggatcgcagctcggaaagcacggactcattgccccacacagcgatgagatccaagacttcccgatcagtccatgctggggccctctttctattcacagactgcacggccatcactgctggagagctctgcatcgttgccagtgctgctgtgctcgccacaatgtccagacaggaaatgagattcaaactggccagacaggaaaaggaattccaattcaaattttcccggggcttttcctgtgtggctggtcagagcatccgagctcgcactgctgtccagagcgtcaacagagtggtgcactgtgggatagctcccggagctattagcgtcaatttccatccacacctagcctaattcgacatggccatgtcgaatttggcgctactcccctcgtcggggaggagtacagaagtcgaattaaagagacctctatgtcgaactaaatagcatcgcagtgtggacgggtgcagggttaattcgatgtaacggcgctaacttcgacataaacgcctagtgtagaccaggcctgagaattGCATCAGCAGTTACACTGGCTTGAACAAAAATGGCCATAGTTGTTAATGCATGTACTTTACTACATAATGTAAGTAGCCTAAGGATAAGGAAGAAGTTTCCCTCTATGGCATAGTATTGCACAATTTGAGGCCATGACAGAGCTTTGACTTATAATTTATCTATACTATTGGAGACAAGTACCTAACCATGATACATGTGGACCACTGGTTGACTCCTATATGGCAATTCTTAATAGAGACAGGCTGAGCCATGAAGTTTGACTTTTTGCTTTGGTATTTTGGAGGTCGTCATTCACCCTAGTTTAGATTAGATTGTTCATATTTGTACAGgagtggattttatttatttatttactcatTGTGGAGACTAGTGAGGGGAAGCTGATGTTGGAGGAACTCACTTCCCAATTCTTCTCTGTGTACAGAGACATCCCAGAGACAGGATAACTTTTTCAGTAGAGTTCTTGTGCAGTTACATATATGAGGAGTACGTAGCAAGGTAATAAGACAACCACATTTAATCATTTCCTTAATTAATGCACTTTTTGCAGCTTCTTGCTGCTTATCTGGCCAAAGTTAATGAATTAGAAGAAAGTGAATGTGACAGGGCTCCAAGCATTTTTCCAAAAGGTTAATTAACTTGACTGTTATCTGGTGTATGAACTCCATCCTGTACTGACTTGAGGAATTACAAAGAAATGTCTAAGCTTATTGAAGTTCGCCCAAATACAGAACAACTTGAAAAGATGTGAAAGCTTTTACTGGCCTAATTTGCAGCTATGGTATAAAATATCCTAATCTGAATATTGATTTTGATCTATACCTAACACATTATTCTTGAAGCCACTACTTACATGGAACACACTAAACTAAAACAAATCAAAGGGTTATATCATTCCTAGCAAAACCATAAACTCAAAATTAACACCTGTGAGTGTTAAGATACCACACTGACACAAAAGTCCACGACTTTAGTAGGATTCAAAAGAGGATTAGACATTTACATGGATAATGAAGACATCCACAGCAATATTAGGTGGGATAAAAACGTAAGAGATATAAACCCTTGTGCTGCAAATCATAGCCAACCACTGACTGGTgggtttaggaagaaacttcttctatgggcaagttattccataattgtcaaCTACAGGATTTCCTGTACCATCTTCTGACTCAGCTGGCACAGATCCACTGTCTGATACAGAAATCTGGTCTAGGTCTCTGATCTGGTAGAGCAATTCCTATTTTCCTACAGCATTAATGAAATAGGACTTTGCTTTGCTCAACTTAGGTGTAAGAAACAAATTCAGATcaatatttaaaacaacaacaatttcAAGATAAGCAAGGTCAGAATGGATAAGCTTAATAAATTTAGTGAACATGACAAGCAAGATAATTAAGTATATTAAAAAAGCACAATTTGGAGATATGGCAAAGGCTAGGGATTTCTTAGGAGCATTTTTATACCATCTATGCCTGGCCCACAGTCTAATAAAGTTAAGAAATTGTGAAATTTTCACATTTCAGCCAAGGCTGTATGGGATCAATTTACATCAGAGGTAAGGAGTAGAAATTCAATGAGGGTCTCAGGATATAcatcttccccccaaaatatttgCTTAGTCATCCACGTACCACACACAGCATTAATTATTATAAATGGCAAACAGGGACGTTTTTCTTTAATGCTAATCCTTGGATTGTGAACTCAAGACCAAGAAGTAGGCAGATCCGTGGCAGATTTCAAATGTTTTTGCATATCCATATATTAAAGCTTACAAAAAACAAACTATTGAAAAGAGGCTTCTAATACTGAAACCACAATTTTTTTGGTCCAAGTTTTTGTGCATAAAAAAATTCAGATTGGCATGCACAAGCTTCATTTGCACATGCATATGTTAAGCATTTATTGCTTATTTTTCTGAGGTGTGGCATACCCACACCCTTATGTACTTCATTGAAGTTTTCGGTGCTCAGACCCTCTGAAAGTTGTCTTTAACTGCTGTAATTATATATTAAAATCTTAGTTTTTGTGTACAAAAATAAGTGCAAAAATTGTGAGGAAGTTgggacacctttgaaaatttggtcctaaATCTCTGAGGTAGCTGTTAACTCAGATTCTGCTTGGGCTATACAGATATATGGGTAACATATATAACATGCTTTGAGAAATGagtactgtgatgggttggatcacagaaacccccctgggagctgccacccgatgtgcaaagactacccctgcttctgttttccctgccagctcaggactccagcaccctgtcttgctgagccagacactcccgtctggttccagacacagatccagggtctgaatcacttgtcccaaagctgcaagtttacctgaaaacagctcacagtagtgtgcttgtctttagcactcaggtacccaactcccaatgggtctaaacccagataaatccgttttaccctgcataaagcttatgcagggcaaactcataaattgttcgccctctataacactgatagagcgatatgcacagttgtttgctccctcaggtattaatacatactctgagtaaattactaaataaaaagtgattttattaaatacagacagtaggatttaagtgcttaaaagtagtaacagacagaacaaagtaagtcaccaagcaaaataaaataaaatgcacaaatctatgcctaatcaaactgaatacagataatctcaccctcagagatacttcagtaagctttttctcagactggataccttccaggcctgggcacaattctttcccctggtacagctcttgttgcagctcaggtgatagctaggggattcttcatgatggctcctctccctttgtgttctcttccacccctttatatatcttttgcataaggcggaaatcctttgtccctctgggtttccacctccgcccccccccccccgccactggaaaagcaccaggttaaagatggattccagttcaggtgacatgatcacatgtcactgcaagacttcattactcacttgccagcacacacatatacaggaagactcacaggtaaatacagctatctgcagacaatggtcctggttaatgggagtcatcaaaattccaaaccatcattaatggcccaccctTTACATAatgacaataggccctcagagttatatttcatatttctagttttagatacaagagtggtacatttatacaaatagcatgatcacactcagtagattataaactttgtaatgatacctaacaagagaccttttgcatgaagcatattccagttacattatattagggttaccataatacataaataaaaaaagaggaccctccacgagcactggccccgcccatttccccaccccagccccgccccaactccaccccttccccgccctgactccgccctgactccgcccctcctccctcccactcccagccagggggaaagggctgccccagtgctactggcttcagggtttgccgggcagccccaggaccctgcgcccccagccggcgcttccccagcgcagctggagcccgggaggggaagcgcccagccaggggcacagggtctggaggctgcccagcaaaccgtgaagccggtagcgctcaggctttgggcagcccctatgcctccggaccctgcgcccccagctcaggcagcccggctcttacacagagccgaagaggagcagagcctccagccgcggtggctctgctcctcctcgactcttcggctctgtttaagagccgggccgcccgagcgctaccggctttgggcagcccccgtgcctccggaccctgcgccgctggagcccgggaggggaagtgcccggctgggggcgcagggtctggaggcacgggggctgcccgaagccagtagcgctcgggcagcccggctcttaaacagagccgaagagtcggggaggagcagagccgccattttcccggacatgttcggctttttggcaattccccccggacgggggtttgactgccgaaaagccggacatgtccgggaaaaagaggacgtatggtaaccctaattatattcacttattatatttttataaaaccatatagactgcacaacgtcacaagtACATTGAGCACTGATGTGGATTCCATAGTAAAATCTGAATGGGTTTTCCAAATATGCCAAAATAGGTTTTGGGGCCATGCTGTGTCGAGTACCTGAAACCTCAGAGTTGTGCAAACAAGTTTGCTATTTTGACATAGCAAGTCTGAGTTTATGGATGCACAAAACTGCCAAACTGTGGCCATGTTCAAGATTGACTGGTGCTGTATAATCTAACACTTTGTGAATGTGTAATAGgctcattttaaaaatgagtcAGCATCCAATGCAGGAATTTAAAAGAGAATATTGTTTCAGAAAAATGATCTTGGGCAGTTTTTGTACTGTGATTGATTAGACCTGGCGTTTTCCCTCTCCTTTTCTAGTTTCAGTACCTATGATTTAGAGAAAGGAGTAGAGACCAGAATTTTGAATTTGTCCTTAGATTCAGAGCATTTCATGAAGCACATAATAGACTTGTTCACATTTATTTCTGTCTTTGTTTCAAATTTGAAGAAGACCAGCATTTCCTGCTGGGATGGAAGTCCACTATCATTTTGATTCTGCTTATGAGCTAACAGGATCTATTAAAAATGctagcttttattttttaaaaaaccctccatGCTTATGATTTTCTACTCAACACCAACAGTGCCAACTATAACCTCTACTTCAGGCACTGTCTGGTGTTTCTATTTATAATCCTAATACTATTCTCCAACACAGTCACTTTCATTATCTGATAATAGCTAGCATTGGTGTGTTGCCAGCCCTTAGCTTCTCCTTAGGCAGATGCCCAGTTTTTAGAGGTTATTATCGGATTACACAATAACCCCAGACCATTTAGTTCCATCTATTAATCCCTTTATGGCAACAACTGGGATTTCCTCATGTTATTAGTGATGGGAAATCCTGACAATAGGCTTTGAAGTTACTTTTCTAATCAGAATATCCTGGCAAAGGCAAAGTAAGGCTAGAAGGGAAAACTGGTCTatagtgattttaaaaatatcagatacattttaaaatagtgctGCTATGGCACCTGATATATTGATCTGGTCCATTCACTGATTTTGTGACTTGTTTCTTTAGAAATTAGAGATGTTCCTGAAACAAAACCCCAGATTCAAACATCCCCTTTGGGGGATGTGAAATTCAAACCATGATCTGGCTCAATGATTGGTGTACTATAAGAATATAGATAATTAGAGATAAAATGCTACCCAAAAAGATGCATGTTCAGTGTATTTTATCCCTTTTGCACTTTCTAGCACATCTATCCTACTCATCTATTGTATTATAGAGTGCTTACAATAATATGTAATAATAAGTGTGACCTGTGTCGGTTGGCCCACCAAGCCGCTAGGGGACGGTGGGGAGCTACTGCTTAACTGGCTGGCCTGAGTCACGCCGTCTGTCACTAGGGAATTAGTGGAGGGAGGGACGCCAGCAAGGGTCTCTAGCacacccctcaggcagggggtgCGCCGGCAA is part of the Chrysemys picta bellii isolate R12L10 chromosome 2, ASM1138683v2, whole genome shotgun sequence genome and harbors:
- the LOC135981482 gene encoding uncharacterized protein LOC135981482, whose product is MQSSPAVMAVQSVNRKRAPAWTDREVLDLIAVWGNESVLSELRSKRRNAKIYEKISKDMAERGYSRDATQCRVKIKELRQGYQKTKEANGRSGSHPQTSRFYEALHSILGAAATTTPPVTVDSEVGIVSTAGSSDMLGDGEDKEGDEEGEAVGSAHNADFPDSQDLFITLTEIPYEASPAVTPDTESGEGSATPSATVSQPSLESHSQRLARIRRRKKRTWEDMFSELMACSQAQAAQQTQWRENLTRMHQANMDREERWRQEDQQATQTLLGLLREQTDTLRRLVDVLQERRQEDRAPLQSISNRPPLPPSPIPTSPKVQRRRGGRVPAKSHSTPAESSSSRRLSFPKI